Proteins from a genomic interval of Stenotrophomonas sp. 24(2023):
- a CDS encoding discoidin domain-containing protein, whose translation MRSVIAAGAALLWTSAAIAAPPALPAPKVIDDFDDPAAWSLVLSDQVSGSLRPVSGAGGGRALCLDYDFHKVSGYVGIRRAVGIDYPANYQFGVQLRGDSPRNDLQFKLIDASGDNVWWVNRPGYAFPKAWTPVQYRKRQIDKAWGPSAQTELTRSAAMEFTIYSKVGGRGTVCFDTLTLQGLPPADTSPLRPAVIADTATALQDRMVDGKDSTFWISGGVKQQTISLDLRSPREIGGAVIDWLPGLEATRYTIRTSEDGRDWRTVREVTAGGGGRDWLAMPDTDARYVRFDLQDGPNWRYGIREIALKPLDFAATPNAFLSSVAADLPRGALPRAYVGEQPYWTLLGLDGGQEQALLGEDGALEPSKGSFSVEPFIQLDGKLLSWSDVALTQSLQDHYLPIPTVDWVHEKVGLSVTSFVQGSPERAQLIGRYRLSNPDKVAHDYTLALAIRPWQVNPPTQFLNTVGGFSRIDALDVGDQVVRVNGEPRLYSLQVPDARFATPFDGKLEVMHLASGKLPATTEVKRDVTGMASGALLYRIRLEPGQSREVALVLPQTGGWKPQAVDVAKAQQQVAAMWRQKLDVVKLQVPTAGQPLADTLRTALAHMLISRVGPRLQPGTRSYARSWIRDGAMISEGLLRLGRSDAVRDYVAWYAPYQFDNGKVPCCVDARGSDPVPENDSHGELIHNIAEYGRYTGDTAFVEQMWPHVLGAYQYMEQLRGSERTEENRARNPAFYGMMPASISHEGYSAKPMHSYWDNFWALRGYTDAARLSAQLGKLEAMQIAESRDQFRDDLQASLLSAMDQHRIDFLPGSAELGDFDPTSTTIALAPGGEQNLLPQQALYSTFERYWNEFVQRRDGKREWKDYTPYEWRNVAAFVRLGWRDRAWQATEFFFKDRAPQAWNQWAEVVSRTPRKPFFVGDLPHAWVASDFVRSALDMFAYSRDSDDALVLAAGVPTAWLQGPGIGVQGLRTPQGQLNYHLQRSDKQLVLDLQAGLTPPAGGVVLPWPYAGDPGNATINGEPAQWSGNELHVLQVPARVEIEVPSAVRRAERKDR comes from the coding sequence ATGAGGTCAGTGATCGCCGCCGGTGCCGCCCTGTTGTGGACGTCTGCGGCGATCGCCGCCCCGCCGGCACTGCCGGCACCGAAGGTGATCGATGACTTCGACGACCCCGCGGCCTGGTCACTGGTGCTGTCCGACCAGGTCAGCGGCTCGCTGCGGCCGGTCAGCGGCGCCGGCGGTGGCCGCGCGCTGTGCCTGGATTACGACTTCCACAAGGTGTCCGGCTACGTGGGCATCCGCCGTGCCGTGGGCATCGACTACCCGGCCAACTACCAGTTCGGCGTCCAGCTGCGCGGTGATTCCCCGCGCAACGACCTGCAGTTCAAGCTGATCGACGCCAGCGGCGACAACGTGTGGTGGGTCAACCGGCCGGGCTACGCCTTCCCCAAGGCATGGACGCCGGTGCAGTACCGCAAGCGGCAGATCGACAAGGCCTGGGGCCCCTCGGCCCAGACCGAGCTCACCCGCAGTGCCGCGATGGAGTTCACCATCTACAGCAAGGTGGGCGGGCGCGGAACGGTGTGCTTCGACACGCTGACCCTGCAGGGCCTGCCCCCGGCTGATACCTCGCCGCTGCGGCCGGCGGTGATCGCCGATACGGCCACGGCGCTGCAGGACCGCATGGTCGATGGCAAGGACAGCACGTTCTGGATCAGTGGGGGCGTCAAGCAGCAGACCATCAGCCTGGACCTGCGCAGCCCGCGCGAGATCGGCGGTGCGGTGATCGACTGGCTGCCCGGCCTGGAAGCCACGCGTTACACGATCCGCACCTCCGAAGACGGCCGCGACTGGCGCACCGTGCGCGAAGTGACCGCCGGTGGCGGCGGCCGCGACTGGCTGGCGATGCCCGATACCGATGCGCGCTATGTGCGCTTCGACCTGCAGGACGGCCCCAACTGGCGCTACGGCATCCGCGAGATCGCGCTCAAGCCGCTGGATTTCGCAGCGACGCCCAACGCGTTCCTGTCCTCGGTGGCGGCCGATCTGCCCCGCGGTGCGTTGCCCCGTGCCTATGTCGGCGAGCAGCCCTACTGGACCCTGCTGGGCCTGGATGGTGGGCAGGAACAGGCACTGCTGGGCGAAGACGGGGCACTGGAGCCAAGCAAGGGCAGCTTCAGCGTCGAGCCGTTCATCCAGCTCGACGGCAAGCTGCTGTCGTGGTCGGATGTGGCGCTGACCCAGTCGCTGCAGGACCATTACCTGCCGATTCCCACCGTGGACTGGGTGCATGAAAAGGTCGGCCTGTCGGTGACCAGCTTCGTGCAGGGCAGCCCCGAGCGTGCACAGTTGATCGGGCGCTACCGGCTGAGCAATCCGGACAAGGTGGCGCACGACTACACCCTGGCCCTGGCGATCCGCCCCTGGCAGGTGAATCCGCCGACCCAGTTCCTCAACACGGTGGGCGGCTTCAGCCGCATCGATGCGCTGGATGTCGGCGACCAGGTGGTGCGGGTCAACGGCGAGCCCCGGCTGTACTCGCTGCAGGTTCCCGATGCCCGGTTCGCCACGCCGTTCGATGGCAAGCTGGAGGTGATGCACCTGGCCAGCGGCAAGCTGCCGGCAACCACCGAAGTGAAGCGTGATGTCACCGGCATGGCCTCTGGCGCGCTGCTGTACCGCATCCGCCTGGAGCCGGGGCAGAGCCGTGAAGTCGCGCTGGTGCTGCCACAGACCGGTGGCTGGAAGCCGCAGGCCGTGGACGTGGCCAAGGCGCAGCAGCAGGTCGCGGCGATGTGGCGGCAGAAGCTGGACGTGGTGAAGCTGCAGGTGCCGACGGCGGGACAGCCGCTGGCCGACACGCTGCGTACCGCGTTGGCGCACATGCTGATCTCGCGGGTCGGCCCGCGCCTGCAGCCGGGCACGCGCTCGTATGCACGCAGCTGGATCCGCGATGGCGCGATGATTTCCGAAGGCCTGCTGCGGCTGGGCCGCAGCGACGCGGTGCGCGATTACGTGGCCTGGTATGCGCCCTACCAGTTCGACAACGGCAAGGTGCCCTGCTGCGTGGATGCGCGCGGCAGCGACCCGGTGCCGGAGAACGACAGCCATGGCGAGCTGATCCACAACATCGCCGAGTACGGGCGCTACACCGGTGACACCGCGTTCGTCGAACAGATGTGGCCGCATGTGCTGGGCGCCTACCAGTACATGGAGCAGCTGCGTGGCAGCGAGCGCACCGAGGAGAACCGCGCGCGCAACCCGGCGTTCTACGGCATGATGCCGGCCTCGATCAGCCACGAAGGCTATTCGGCCAAGCCGATGCATTCGTACTGGGACAATTTCTGGGCCCTGCGCGGCTATACCGATGCCGCACGCCTGTCGGCACAGCTGGGCAAGCTGGAGGCGATGCAGATCGCCGAGTCGCGCGACCAGTTCCGTGATGACCTGCAGGCCTCGCTGCTGTCGGCGATGGACCAGCACCGCATCGATTTCCTGCCGGGCTCGGCCGAGCTGGGGGATTTCGACCCCACCTCCACCACCATCGCCCTGGCCCCGGGTGGCGAGCAGAACCTGCTGCCGCAGCAGGCGCTGTACAGCACCTTCGAGCGCTACTGGAACGAATTCGTGCAGCGCCGCGACGGCAAGCGCGAATGGAAGGACTACACCCCCTACGAATGGCGCAACGTCGCGGCCTTCGTGCGCCTGGGCTGGCGTGACCGCGCCTGGCAGGCCACCGAGTTCTTCTTCAAGGACCGTGCACCGCAGGCCTGGAACCAGTGGGCCGAAGTGGTCTCGCGCACGCCGCGCAAGCCGTTCTTCGTCGGTGACCTGCCGCATGCCTGGGTGGCATCGGACTTCGTGCGTTCGGCGCTGGACATGTTCGCCTACAGCCGCGACAGCGACGATGCGCTGGTGCTGGCCGCCGGTGTGCCCACCGCCTGGCTGCAGGGCCCGGGCATCGGCGTGCAGGGCCTGCGGACCCCGCAGGGACAGCTGAACTACCACCTGCAGCGCAGCGACAAGCAGCTGGTACTGGACCTGCAGGCAGGGCTGACGCCGCCGGCCGGTGGCGTGGTGTTGCCGTGGCCCTACGCGGGTGACCCGGGGAATGCGACCATCAACGGTGAGCCGGCGCAATGGAGCGGCAACGAGCTGCATGTGCTGCAGGTGCCGGCACGCGTGGAGATCGAGGTGCCCAGCGCCGTCCGCCGGGCCGAACGCAAGGACAGGTGA
- a CDS encoding carbohydrate ABC transporter permease, translating into MSREIGQSRWHPWWINGALLVLALASLAPLLWMLSVSFMPAGQASHFPPPLLPSHATTANYHELFARTGMASNFVNSLLVSLSITLGSLLLNTMAGYAFAKLRFVGRERLFQLLMAALVIPAQVAMLPLFLLMKQLGLVNSFGGVIVPALATVFGIFLVRQYARSIPDELLEAARIDGAGELRIFFQIVLPMLKPVLVTLSIFTFMGAWNDFMWPLIVLTDQEHYTLPVALATLSREHIMDVEMMMAGAVVTVVPVLALFLVLQRYYIQGLLLGSVKG; encoded by the coding sequence ATGAGTCGTGAAATCGGCCAGTCGCGCTGGCACCCGTGGTGGATCAACGGCGCCCTGCTGGTGCTGGCGCTGGCCAGCCTGGCCCCGTTGCTGTGGATGCTGTCGGTGTCGTTCATGCCGGCCGGGCAGGCCAGCCACTTCCCGCCGCCGCTGCTGCCGTCGCATGCCACCACCGCGAACTACCACGAACTGTTCGCGCGTACCGGCATGGCCAGCAACTTCGTCAACAGCCTGCTGGTCTCGCTGTCGATCACGCTGGGCTCGCTGCTGCTCAACACCATGGCCGGCTATGCCTTCGCCAAGCTGCGCTTCGTCGGCCGCGAGCGGTTGTTCCAGCTGCTGATGGCGGCGCTGGTGATCCCGGCGCAGGTGGCGATGCTGCCACTGTTCCTGCTGATGAAGCAGCTGGGCCTGGTCAACAGCTTCGGCGGGGTGATCGTGCCGGCGCTGGCCACGGTGTTCGGCATCTTCCTGGTGCGCCAGTACGCCCGCTCGATTCCCGATGAGCTACTGGAAGCGGCGCGCATCGACGGGGCAGGGGAGCTGCGCATCTTCTTCCAGATCGTGCTGCCGATGCTCAAGCCGGTGCTGGTGACGCTGTCGATCTTCACCTTCATGGGTGCCTGGAACGATTTCATGTGGCCGCTGATCGTGCTGACCGACCAGGAGCACTACACTCTGCCGGTGGCCCTGGCCACGCTGTCACGCGAACACATCATGGATGTGGAGATGATGATGGCCGGTGCGGTGGTGACCGTGGTGCCGGTGCTGGCACTGTTCCTGGTCCTGCAGCGTTACTACATTCAAGGATTGTTGTTGGGGAGTGTGAAGGGATGA
- a CDS encoding sugar ABC transporter permease — translation MMKRTSLAGWIFAAPALIVLGVFFGLPVLSALALSVTDFDLYALADSHNLRFVGLGNYWDLLQTPMFWKSLWNTTYFVIIGVPLSIGVSLGAAMLLNAPAARFKALFRTALFAPVVTTLVAVAVIWRYLFHTSYGLVNYGLAHIGIGPVDWLGDPNWAMPTIMLFAVWKNFGYNMVIFLAGLQAIPHDLYEAARIDGASRWKQFLHITLPMLGPVLLVVGVITVSGYFQLFAEPYVMTRGDPLQSTVSVLYFMFEEGFKWWNLGRASAVAFLLFLIILAVTTVMLRFGRKRQLV, via the coding sequence CTGATGAAACGTACGAGCCTTGCCGGCTGGATCTTCGCCGCGCCAGCGCTGATCGTGCTGGGCGTGTTCTTCGGCCTGCCGGTGCTGTCGGCGCTGGCCCTGAGCGTGACCGACTTCGACCTGTATGCGCTGGCCGACAGCCACAACCTGCGCTTCGTGGGCCTGGGCAACTACTGGGACCTGCTGCAGACCCCGATGTTCTGGAAGTCGCTGTGGAACACCACCTACTTCGTCATCATCGGCGTGCCGCTGTCCATCGGCGTGTCGCTGGGCGCAGCGATGCTGCTCAATGCCCCGGCCGCGCGCTTCAAGGCCCTGTTCCGCACCGCGCTGTTCGCCCCGGTGGTGACCACGCTGGTGGCGGTGGCGGTGATCTGGCGCTACCTGTTCCACACCAGCTACGGGCTGGTGAACTACGGCCTGGCCCACATCGGCATCGGTCCGGTCGACTGGCTGGGCGACCCGAACTGGGCCATGCCCACCATCATGCTGTTCGCCGTATGGAAGAACTTCGGCTACAACATGGTGATCTTCCTGGCCGGCCTGCAGGCCATTCCGCATGACCTGTACGAGGCCGCGCGCATCGATGGCGCCTCGCGCTGGAAGCAGTTCCTGCACATCACCCTGCCGATGCTCGGCCCGGTGCTGCTGGTGGTCGGGGTCATTACCGTGTCCGGCTACTTCCAGCTGTTCGCCGAACCCTACGTGATGACCCGCGGCGACCCACTGCAGAGCACCGTCAGCGTGCTGTATTTCATGTTCGAGGAAGGCTTCAAGTGGTGGAACCTGGGACGGGCCTCGGCCGTGGCGTTCCTGCTGTTCCTGATCATCCTGGCGGTGACCACCGTGATGCTGCGTTTCGGCCGCAAGAGGCAGTTGGTATGA
- a CDS encoding sugar ABC transporter substrate-binding protein, translating into MLAVAGCARTDDTTTVRFWAMGREAEVVAELIHEFEAENPGIKVDVQNIPWTAAHEKLLTAFAADGLPDVCQLGNTWVPEFAELNALTPLQPFVDHSGVVDQKDYFQGIWDTNVIHGELVGVPWYVDTRLLYYRKDLLAKAGFDHPPRTWAEWNTQMAAIKQMQGRNRYAVLMPINEFEQQLSFALQQPDPLLRDDDTRGNFASPGFRRTLGFYANMFEQGWAPKMSETQISNVWDEFFRGFNVFYISGPWNIREFKKLQPKDLEGQWGTAPLPGPDGLGAGIAGGTSLVIFRKSQQKEASWKLIEFLSRPEIQARFHSIIGDLPPRRSAWQAPSLAGDPLAAAFRDQLERVKPTPKVLEWERIVQEMRIVTEKVVRGGMPQDAAVQELDQRVDKVLAKRRWMHENERLQGPADAPAAAGTPAVETR; encoded by the coding sequence ATGCTGGCCGTGGCCGGCTGCGCGCGCACGGACGACACCACCACCGTGCGCTTCTGGGCGATGGGCCGCGAGGCCGAAGTGGTGGCCGAGCTGATCCATGAGTTCGAGGCCGAAAACCCCGGCATCAAGGTGGATGTGCAGAACATCCCATGGACGGCAGCCCACGAAAAACTGCTGACCGCCTTCGCCGCCGACGGCCTGCCCGACGTGTGCCAGCTGGGCAACACCTGGGTGCCCGAATTCGCTGAACTCAACGCGCTGACCCCGCTGCAGCCGTTCGTCGACCATTCCGGCGTAGTCGATCAGAAGGACTACTTCCAGGGCATCTGGGATACCAACGTCATCCACGGCGAGCTGGTCGGCGTGCCGTGGTACGTCGATACCCGCCTGCTGTACTACCGCAAGGACCTGCTGGCCAAGGCCGGCTTCGACCACCCGCCGCGCACCTGGGCGGAGTGGAACACGCAGATGGCGGCGATCAAGCAGATGCAGGGGCGCAACCGCTACGCCGTGCTGATGCCGATCAACGAGTTCGAGCAGCAGCTGTCCTTCGCCCTGCAGCAGCCCGATCCGCTGCTGCGCGACGACGACACCCGCGGCAACTTCGCCAGCCCCGGCTTCCGCCGCACGCTGGGCTTCTACGCCAACATGTTCGAACAGGGCTGGGCGCCGAAGATGTCCGAGACGCAGATCTCCAACGTCTGGGATGAATTCTTCCGTGGCTTCAACGTGTTCTACATTTCCGGCCCCTGGAACATCCGCGAGTTCAAGAAGCTGCAGCCCAAGGACCTGGAAGGGCAGTGGGGCACCGCGCCGCTGCCGGGCCCGGACGGACTGGGCGCCGGCATCGCCGGCGGCACCAGCCTGGTGATCTTCCGCAAGTCGCAGCAAAAGGAAGCCTCCTGGAAGCTGATCGAGTTCCTGTCGCGGCCGGAAATCCAGGCCCGCTTCCATTCCATCATCGGTGACCTGCCGCCGCGGCGCAGTGCCTGGCAGGCCCCTTCGCTGGCCGGCGATCCACTGGCCGCTGCGTTCCGCGACCAGCTCGAGCGGGTCAAGCCCACGCCGAAGGTGCTGGAGTGGGAGCGCATCGTGCAGGAAATGCGCATCGTCACCGAGAAGGTCGTGCGTGGCGGCATGCCGCAGGACGCGGCGGTACAGGAGCTGGACCAGCGCGTGGACAAGGTGCTGGCCAAGCGCCGCTGGATGCATGAGAACGAACGCCTGCAGGGCCCGGCCGATGCGCCGGCCGCCGCCGGCACCCCCGCCGTGGAGACCCGCTGA
- a CDS encoding glucoamylase family protein, producing the protein MKAHRLLTTLGAALLLAACQQQAPQEPAKPRPPVILVEADAPPRPMKPELPPLFDDIERRTFQFFWDTTNEVNGLTPDRFPSRPFASIASVGFALTAYPIGIENGWVSRNQAIDRTLTTLRFFRDVPMGPQRTGKAGYKGFYYHFLDMQEGRRYDSWVELSSVDTALLMMGVLFAQSYYDGDDPREKEIRQIADTLYKKVDWPWLQQRAPLISMGWFPESGFIDHDWMGYNEAMMVYILALGSPTHPVSPDAWTVWTRTYDNDWGVYQGQEYLSFGPLFGHQYSHVWIDFRDIQDAYMRERGSTYFLNSRSAALAQREYAIANPMNWKEYGENVWGLTASDGPQNTTQDYRGEQRQFRHYSSRGAGLRENFDDGTIAPTAAISSVVFAPEQVIPATLEMHKRFGDYIYSSYGFLDAFNPSFNYDIPIKTGRLVPDRGWVASDYIAIDQGPILTMIANYRNDFVWEVMKKNPYIRKGLERAGFSGGWLAPEGSFQPLELQKDEKAAAARAVGIAESRAAAAQEQKNNANRNNNPGK; encoded by the coding sequence ATGAAGGCACATCGACTGTTGACCACCCTGGGCGCAGCACTGCTGCTGGCGGCCTGCCAGCAGCAGGCCCCGCAGGAGCCCGCCAAGCCGCGCCCGCCGGTGATCCTGGTCGAGGCCGATGCGCCGCCGCGCCCGATGAAGCCCGAGCTGCCGCCGCTGTTCGATGACATCGAGCGCCGTACGTTCCAGTTCTTCTGGGATACCACCAACGAGGTCAACGGCCTGACCCCGGACCGTTTCCCGTCGCGCCCGTTCGCCAGCATCGCCTCGGTGGGCTTCGCGCTGACCGCTTACCCGATCGGCATCGAGAACGGCTGGGTCAGCCGCAACCAGGCCATCGACCGCACCCTGACCACGCTGCGCTTCTTCCGTGACGTGCCGATGGGCCCGCAGCGCACCGGCAAGGCCGGCTACAAGGGCTTCTATTACCACTTCCTGGACATGCAGGAAGGCCGCCGCTACGACAGCTGGGTGGAACTGTCCTCGGTGGACACCGCGCTGCTGATGATGGGCGTGCTGTTCGCCCAGTCGTACTACGACGGCGATGACCCGCGCGAGAAGGAAATCCGACAGATCGCCGACACCCTGTACAAGAAGGTCGACTGGCCCTGGCTGCAGCAGCGCGCACCGCTGATCTCGATGGGCTGGTTCCCCGAGAGCGGCTTCATCGACCACGACTGGATGGGCTACAACGAGGCGATGATGGTCTACATCCTCGCCCTGGGCTCGCCCACGCACCCGGTCAGCCCGGACGCGTGGACGGTGTGGACGCGCACCTACGACAACGACTGGGGGGTCTACCAGGGCCAGGAATACCTGTCCTTCGGCCCGCTGTTCGGCCACCAGTACAGCCACGTCTGGATCGACTTCCGCGACATCCAGGATGCGTACATGCGCGAGCGCGGCAGCACCTACTTCCTCAACAGCCGCTCGGCCGCGCTGGCCCAGCGCGAGTACGCCATCGCCAACCCGATGAACTGGAAGGAGTACGGCGAGAACGTGTGGGGGCTGACCGCCAGCGATGGCCCGCAGAACACCACCCAGGACTACCGCGGCGAGCAGCGCCAGTTCCGCCACTACTCCTCGCGCGGCGCCGGCCTGCGCGAGAACTTCGATGACGGCACCATCGCCCCGACCGCAGCGATCTCCTCGGTCGTGTTCGCGCCCGAACAGGTGATCCCGGCCACGCTGGAAATGCACAAGCGCTTCGGCGACTACATCTATTCCAGCTACGGCTTCCTGGATGCGTTCAACCCCAGCTTCAACTACGACATCCCGATCAAGACCGGCCGCCTGGTGCCGGACCGTGGCTGGGTGGCCAGCGACTACATCGCCATCGACCAGGGGCCGATCCTGACCATGATCGCCAACTACCGGAACGATTTCGTGTGGGAGGTGATGAAGAAGAACCCGTACATCCGCAAGGGTCTGGAACGGGCCGGCTTCTCCGGGGGCTGGCTGGCCCCGGAGGGATCGTTCCAGCCGCTGGAACTGCAGAAAGACGAGAAGGCCGCCGCCGCACGCGCGGTCGGCATCGCCGAATCACGCGCGGCTGCCGCGCAGGAACAGAAGAACAATGCCAACCGCAACAACAACCCGGGCAAGTAA
- a CDS encoding TonB-dependent receptor — MIHSTHLIRTPARRLLTCALMSCLALGAAPDLMAQSANASLRGQVSNAQAGTEITATNLATGTVRRGTVRADGAYSLMGLDPGTYDVTVNGKTQKVTVTVASTATLNFADAASSTGSAAAATNLDTVTVVAPTLLQEVRTSEVGKTVSLQQIQTTPQVSRNFLEFADAVPGMIFTRDAKGNTSLRGGATNSDGTNVYIDGVGQKSYVKGGGVAGQSGSAGNPFPQLAIGEYKVISGNYKAEYGQVSSAAITAATKSGTNEFKGETFYRYTNESMRAMTPAERQPGKRKEDSAEKEYGFALGGPIIKDKAHFFVTYEAKRFDLPVTIAPSGAVTGAASQLPAAAAAGLGPASQPFQQDLIFAKIDVEPTDNDRIEFTVQDRDENQQQFSDQTSKEHGKITDNTDRRFALRWNHSGERYYNELMVTHEKSFNNPLPLNLGNGYIYTAPDGRDVDGNTPQERTVVEIGAANAFASQVKGQKGWSIEDNLTLDGLEWAGDHTIKMGAKYKKINLYASDAQQINPQFFYTVGNPEFGVDTPYKAQFTKPITGVSGVSSEVRSKTTQIGLFIQDDWQVNDHLQLNLGLRWDYEKNPTYLDFVTPPEVVNALNAQDPHGPAGQTYAQTLALSGLNINDYISNGHNRKAFKDAWQPRLGFSYDINADEQHVIHGGAGRSYDRDLFDYLALETTKLALPQPTVFFRNPNTGACLYGQNPCFDWNPNLLNGIGNVQALLGSTSNEGLEVDLLNNNLKVPYADQFSLGMSNQIGEWLTDATISRTLTYDGFAYTLGNRFRNGNFFDNQMLCGAEKPTYGQPWGCNIPGFGSLIIGQQGIKTRATQILLSAQKPYTKESGWGTSIAYTWTTARHNRNIDEHYSFDRGTIGEYPYIKSNGAPRHRLVVTGSYDGFWGITFGGKLTLATPVAGNDWSCVAQAGNANCLPTPAAGFPAGNGHFLLGGKIFGYRSLDLQATKTFKLAGDTELYARIDIINVLNFDNFSNLNYVKKDGTLLVSYNETGDITGTPRQVKAEVGFRF; from the coding sequence ATGATCCATTCCACCCACCTGATCCGCACGCCGGCACGCCGGCTGCTGACATGTGCCCTGATGAGCTGCCTGGCCCTGGGCGCGGCCCCGGACCTGATGGCCCAGTCGGCCAACGCCAGCCTGCGTGGCCAGGTGTCCAACGCACAGGCCGGTACGGAAATCACCGCCACCAACCTGGCCACCGGTACCGTCCGCCGCGGCACCGTGCGCGCAGACGGCGCCTATTCGCTGATGGGCCTGGACCCGGGCACCTATGACGTGACGGTCAACGGCAAGACCCAGAAGGTCACCGTGACCGTGGCCTCGACCGCCACGCTGAACTTCGCCGATGCGGCGTCCAGCACCGGTTCGGCTGCCGCTGCGACCAACCTGGATACCGTCACCGTGGTGGCGCCGACCCTGCTGCAGGAAGTGCGCACCTCCGAAGTGGGCAAGACCGTCAGCCTGCAGCAGATCCAGACCACCCCGCAGGTGTCGCGCAACTTCCTGGAGTTCGCCGACGCGGTGCCGGGCATGATCTTCACCCGCGATGCCAAGGGCAACACCTCGCTGCGCGGCGGTGCCACCAACTCCGACGGCACCAATGTCTACATCGACGGTGTGGGCCAGAAGAGCTACGTGAAGGGCGGCGGCGTGGCCGGCCAGTCCGGCAGTGCCGGCAACCCGTTCCCGCAGCTGGCCATCGGTGAATACAAGGTCATCAGCGGCAACTACAAGGCCGAGTACGGCCAGGTGTCCAGCGCGGCGATCACCGCGGCCACCAAGTCCGGTACCAACGAGTTCAAGGGTGAGACCTTCTACCGTTACACCAACGAAAGCATGCGCGCGATGACCCCGGCCGAACGCCAGCCGGGCAAGCGCAAGGAAGACTCGGCCGAGAAGGAATACGGCTTTGCGCTGGGTGGCCCGATCATCAAGGACAAGGCCCACTTCTTCGTGACCTACGAAGCCAAGCGCTTCGACCTGCCGGTGACCATCGCCCCGAGCGGTGCGGTCACCGGTGCGGCCTCGCAGCTGCCGGCCGCCGCCGCCGCCGGCCTGGGCCCGGCCAGCCAGCCGTTCCAGCAGGACCTGATCTTCGCCAAGATCGACGTCGAGCCGACCGACAACGACCGCATCGAGTTCACCGTCCAGGACCGTGACGAGAACCAGCAGCAGTTCAGCGACCAGACGTCCAAGGAACACGGCAAGATCACCGACAACACCGACCGTCGTTTCGCGCTGCGCTGGAACCACAGCGGTGAGCGTTACTACAACGAGTTGATGGTCACCCACGAGAAGTCGTTCAACAACCCGCTGCCGCTGAACCTGGGCAACGGCTATATCTATACCGCGCCGGATGGCCGCGACGTGGACGGCAACACCCCGCAGGAACGCACGGTGGTGGAGATCGGTGCTGCCAACGCTTTCGCCTCGCAGGTGAAGGGCCAGAAGGGCTGGTCGATCGAAGACAACCTGACCCTGGATGGCCTGGAGTGGGCCGGCGACCACACCATCAAGATGGGCGCCAAGTACAAGAAGATCAACCTGTACGCTTCCGACGCGCAGCAGATCAACCCGCAGTTCTTCTACACCGTGGGCAACCCGGAATTCGGTGTGGACACCCCGTACAAGGCGCAGTTCACCAAGCCGATCACCGGCGTGAGCGGCGTGTCCTCGGAAGTGCGTTCGAAGACTACCCAGATCGGCCTGTTCATCCAGGATGACTGGCAGGTCAACGACCACCTGCAGCTGAACCTGGGCCTGCGCTGGGATTACGAAAAGAACCCGACCTATCTGGATTTCGTGACCCCGCCGGAAGTGGTCAACGCACTGAACGCGCAGGACCCGCACGGCCCGGCCGGGCAGACCTATGCGCAGACGCTGGCGCTCAGTGGCCTGAACATCAACGATTACATCAGCAACGGGCACAACCGCAAGGCATTCAAGGATGCCTGGCAGCCGCGCCTGGGCTTCTCGTATGACATCAACGCCGACGAGCAGCACGTGATCCACGGTGGTGCCGGCCGTTCCTACGACCGTGACCTGTTCGACTACCTGGCGCTGGAAACCACCAAGCTGGCCCTGCCGCAGCCGACCGTGTTCTTCCGCAACCCGAACACCGGCGCCTGCCTGTATGGCCAGAATCCGTGCTTCGACTGGAACCCGAACCTGCTCAACGGCATCGGCAACGTGCAGGCCCTGCTGGGCAGCACCAGCAACGAAGGCCTGGAAGTGGACCTGCTCAACAACAACCTGAAGGTGCCCTACGCCGACCAGTTCAGCCTGGGCATGAGCAACCAGATCGGCGAGTGGCTGACCGATGCCACCATCTCGCGCACGCTGACCTATGACGGCTTCGCCTACACGCTGGGCAACCGCTTCCGCAACGGCAACTTCTTCGACAACCAGATGCTGTGCGGTGCCGAAAAGCCGACCTACGGCCAGCCGTGGGGCTGCAACATTCCCGGCTTCGGCAGCCTGATCATCGGCCAGCAGGGCATCAAGACCCGTGCCACCCAGATCCTGCTGTCGGCGCAGAAGCCGTACACCAAGGAAAGCGGCTGGGGCACCTCGATCGCCTACACCTGGACTACCGCGCGCCACAACCGCAACATCGACGAGCATTACTCGTTCGACCGCGGCACCATCGGTGAATACCCGTACATCAAGTCCAACGGCGCGCCGCGCCACCGCCTGGTGGTCACCGGTTCGTACGACGGCTTCTGGGGCATCACCTTCGGCGGCAAGCTGACCCTGGCCACCCCGGTGGCGGGCAACGACTGGTCCTGCGTGGCCCAGGCCGGCAACGCGAACTGCCTGCCGACCCCGGCAGCCGGTTTCCCGGCCGGCAATGGCCACTTCCTGCTGGGCGGCAAGATCTTCGGCTACCGCTCGCTGGACCTGCAGGCCACCAAGACCTTCAAGCTGGCAGGGGACACCGAACTGTATGCACGCATCGACATCATCAACGTGCTGAACTTCGACAACTTCTCCAACCTGAACTACGTCAAGAAGGACGGTACCCTGCTGGTCAGCTACAACGAGACCGGCGACATCACCGGTACCCCGCGCCAGGTGAAGGCCGAAGTAGGCTTCCGCTTCTGA